A DNA window from Candidatus Protochlamydia naegleriophila contains the following coding sequences:
- a CDS encoding 2-phosphosulfolactate phosphatase, whose product MKCQIYRRSECHQAKGLCIIIDVLRAFTTAAFAFAAGAKEIIFVSTQEEAFQKYENDPTLMLMGETFGRPISGFHFGNSPAEFEDLSLKGHRLVQRTSAGTQGVVGCRHAEHLLVASFVVADATLEQIKQLSPSHVSFIVTGMEDGDEDLALADYLIARLQGQEVSSSSFLERVKGSPEGKAFADPALPGFAARDLELAIQIDRFPFAMEVIEIDGNLIGRPVYMS is encoded by the coding sequence ATGAAGTGTCAAATCTATCGTAGAAGTGAATGTCATCAAGCTAAAGGGCTATGTATCATCATTGATGTGTTGCGTGCTTTTACAACTGCAGCATTTGCCTTTGCTGCCGGTGCTAAAGAAATTATCTTTGTTTCGACTCAAGAAGAAGCTTTTCAAAAGTATGAAAATGACCCTACTTTGATGTTAATGGGCGAAACATTTGGCAGGCCTATCTCTGGGTTTCATTTTGGAAATTCGCCTGCAGAATTTGAAGATCTTTCTCTTAAAGGGCATAGGCTGGTACAGCGCACTTCTGCTGGTACTCAAGGAGTCGTTGGGTGTCGTCATGCAGAACACTTGCTTGTTGCAAGCTTTGTGGTTGCTGATGCGACGCTAGAACAGATTAAACAGCTCTCTCCGAGTCATGTTTCATTTATCGTAACGGGCATGGAAGATGGAGATGAGGATTTGGCTTTAGCAGACTATTTGATCGCACGACTTCAGGGCCAAGAGGTTAGTTCCAGCTCTTTTCTTGAGAGGGTTAAAGGTTCTCCAGAAGGAAAAGCCTTTGCAGATCCAGCCCTTCCAGGGTTTGCAGCAAGAGATCTTGAACTTGCCATTCAAATTGATCGTTTTCCTTTTGCTATGGAAGTCATAGAAATAGATGGTAATCTCATTGGCAGACCCGTTTATATGAGCTAA
- a CDS encoding ABC transporter substrate-binding protein, whose amino-acid sequence MRIFLLFLLATFKMFLHCEQKPATLLLDWAHNPLHIPLYVGQELGFFQSANTPLTLIENVDKANTLNALHNQQADLVISYMPNTIRAASQMDLKVVGILVNKPLRAVIFKRDAHIYSINDLNNKRLGGSPAALTARYLVHLLKKQGIQLKEISPLRGSIQEELEHDVIDAAIGAFWNIEPLQFKQEGFPTRFIRLADCGNLPYDELIIVCQTEWIAKQPEWASRFQEALQKSINFCQSNPDLAFTIYQRLLSPVETWERASWELTFPLFSPNQQVNRLQWSTFQVWMKGEGIVGEEELLGPLIEFLP is encoded by the coding sequence ATGCGTATTTTTCTACTGTTTCTTTTAGCCACCTTCAAAATGTTTCTCCACTGCGAGCAAAAGCCCGCCACTCTTTTATTGGATTGGGCACATAACCCACTCCATATCCCCTTATATGTCGGACAAGAGCTCGGTTTCTTTCAATCAGCCAATACCCCCTTAACTCTTATTGAAAATGTAGATAAAGCCAATACCCTCAATGCCTTGCACAATCAGCAAGCGGATCTTGTCATCTCCTACATGCCTAACACAATTCGAGCCGCTTCTCAGATGGACCTCAAAGTTGTCGGCATTTTAGTAAACAAACCTTTAAGAGCTGTGATCTTTAAAAGAGATGCCCACATTTATTCGATTAACGATCTAAACAATAAGCGTTTAGGAGGATCGCCTGCCGCTTTGACTGCTCGCTATCTCGTCCACCTGCTTAAAAAACAGGGGATACAGCTAAAAGAAATAAGCCCTTTGCGCGGCTCTATTCAAGAAGAGCTGGAGCATGACGTCATTGATGCTGCGATTGGAGCCTTTTGGAACATCGAACCTTTGCAATTTAAGCAAGAAGGATTTCCAACCCGCTTTATTAGGTTAGCTGATTGTGGAAATCTTCCGTATGATGAACTCATCATCGTCTGCCAAACAGAGTGGATCGCCAAGCAACCTGAATGGGCAAGCCGCTTTCAAGAGGCTTTGCAAAAAAGTATTAACTTTTGCCAGAGCAATCCAGATCTGGCCTTTACCATTTACCAGCGCCTGCTATCGCCTGTCGAGACTTGGGAAAGAGCCTCATGGGAGCTGACTTTCCCCCTTTTTTCTCCGAATCAACAAGTCAATCGCTTACAATGGTCCACTTTTCAAGTATGGATGAAAGGCGAAGGTATTGTTGGGGAGGAAGAGTTGCTTGGGCCTCTAATCGAATTCTTGCCTTGA
- a CDS encoding serine hydrolase, producing MLKKPLFLSFILGCSLLLAPAKGYSQKAAKEADSRLSPSFLTNFESYAEGARLAWQVPGMAIGIVKDNQTVFAKGFGVKELDGTEEVTPATLFEIGSISKSFTATLVAMMIDEGRLNWDGAVIDYLPDFILYDPWVTKAFQIQDLLAQRSGLAPHAGDGQVYFGATRQTLINHLRFIKPVSSFRSQYAYQNSFFVVAGEILKLVSGLSWEELVKERLFMPLGMKDSNTSLKDYKAYKDINQLHKRIGGQIKKLPADYPYRSVYTTFGPAGGINSTIVDMTQWLKLQLNKGTFKEAPLVTKNNLQRLHKRYILTEQFLDSDNYYGLGLCIRDYSPYSIVWHDGGTAGFSSMMAFIPEENLGIVILTNASNIKLGHALALQFFDLYYRHPSRDWSKELLEKQMLAERKEKEKLKQPVNPEPPLALDKYTGIYSNPVFGKVEVDIHQQKLHLTMGANHTEFLLEHWNRDSFELLWPALEEDGKMFITFTIDTEGQAAQFTIPSLDEGNNLFKRL from the coding sequence ATGCTAAAAAAGCCGCTCTTTCTAAGTTTCATACTGGGATGTTCTCTCTTATTGGCCCCTGCAAAAGGCTATTCTCAAAAAGCGGCAAAAGAGGCCGATTCCCGCTTATCGCCCTCTTTTCTAACAAATTTTGAGTCCTACGCTGAGGGGGCAAGACTTGCCTGGCAAGTTCCTGGAATGGCCATTGGTATTGTCAAAGACAATCAAACAGTCTTTGCTAAAGGATTTGGTGTTAAAGAACTTGATGGAACAGAAGAGGTGACGCCGGCTACTCTTTTTGAAATTGGCTCAATCTCAAAGTCTTTTACAGCTACTCTCGTGGCTATGATGATAGATGAAGGCAGGCTCAATTGGGATGGGGCCGTCATCGATTATCTGCCTGATTTTATCCTATACGATCCTTGGGTAACAAAAGCCTTCCAAATACAAGATCTATTAGCGCAACGCAGCGGCTTAGCTCCCCACGCTGGGGATGGACAAGTCTACTTTGGCGCTACAAGGCAAACCCTCATCAATCATTTGCGCTTCATCAAGCCAGTCTCAAGCTTTCGCTCGCAATATGCATACCAAAATTCTTTTTTCGTGGTAGCAGGAGAAATTTTGAAGCTGGTTTCAGGCTTGTCATGGGAAGAGCTTGTAAAAGAGCGGCTGTTTATGCCTCTTGGCATGAAAGATAGCAATACCTCTTTAAAGGACTACAAAGCTTACAAAGACATTAATCAGCTGCACAAACGCATTGGAGGGCAAATAAAAAAACTCCCTGCCGATTATCCTTATCGCAGCGTTTATACAACTTTTGGACCTGCAGGAGGAATCAACTCAACCATTGTTGACATGACACAATGGCTTAAATTGCAGCTCAATAAGGGCACATTTAAAGAGGCTCCCCTCGTCACCAAAAATAATCTGCAGCGGCTACACAAGCGCTACATTCTTACCGAACAGTTTTTAGATAGCGATAATTATTATGGATTGGGCTTATGCATTCGCGACTATTCCCCCTATTCGATCGTCTGGCATGATGGAGGCACGGCAGGATTTAGCAGCATGATGGCATTTATTCCAGAAGAAAACCTAGGAATCGTCATTTTAACCAATGCAAGCAACATCAAGCTCGGTCATGCACTCGCCTTGCAGTTTTTCGATCTTTACTATCGGCATCCATCAAGAGATTGGAGCAAAGAGCTTTTAGAAAAGCAGATGCTTGCTGAACGAAAAGAAAAAGAGAAGCTGAAGCAGCCTGTGAATCCAGAGCCACCTCTTGCACTAGATAAGTACACAGGCATCTATTCCAATCCCGTTTTTGGAAAAGTCGAAGTTGACATTCACCAGCAAAAGCTGCATTTAACCATGGGAGCCAATCATACAGAATTCTTACTCGAACACTGGAACCGCGACAGCTTTGAATTGCTGTGGCCTGCGCTAGAAGAGGATGGTAAAATGTTTATTACCTTTACCATTGATACTGAAGGGCAAGCCGCCCAATTTACCATTCCTTCATTAGATGAGGGCAACAACTTATTCAAGCGGCTCTAA
- a CDS encoding HAD-IA family hydrolase, translating to MKIHPFKSLFLDVGGVLLTNGWDRHMREEASKLFDLDYEEMNKRHGLLFDAFEIGKLSLDDYIKWMVFYEPRSFSIEEFKQFMFEQSKPYDLMLELVRQVKREKEMQVVVVSNEGRELMHNRIEKFKMKEFVDIFVVSSFVGLRKPDKEIYYLAFDLAQVKPEQVIYIDDRPLLAEFGQHLGMKAIEHRSYEQTKALLESLLTLRQI from the coding sequence ATGAAGATTCACCCTTTTAAGTCTCTATTTTTAGATGTCGGAGGGGTTCTACTAACGAACGGCTGGGATCGACATATGCGTGAAGAGGCTTCTAAGCTGTTCGATTTAGATTATGAGGAAATGAATAAACGGCACGGCCTGCTTTTTGATGCGTTTGAAATTGGCAAGCTCTCCTTAGATGACTACATCAAGTGGATGGTATTTTACGAGCCCCGCTCTTTTTCCATCGAAGAATTCAAGCAATTCATGTTTGAGCAATCCAAGCCCTATGATCTGATGTTAGAGCTGGTAAGGCAAGTGAAACGGGAAAAGGAAATGCAAGTGGTGGTTGTCAGCAATGAGGGGCGCGAGCTCATGCACAACCGGATTGAAAAATTCAAAATGAAAGAGTTTGTCGATATATTTGTGGTTTCATCCTTTGTTGGCTTGCGCAAGCCTGACAAAGAGATTTACTACTTAGCTTTCGACTTGGCTCAGGTCAAACCGGAGCAGGTCATTTATATTGATGACCGTCCTTTACTCGCAGAATTTGGTCAACATTTGGGAATGAAAGCCATTGAGCATCGCAGCTATGAACAGACTAAAGCCTTGTTAGAGTCGTTATTAACCTTAAGGCAGATTTAG
- a CDS encoding ROK family protein produces MLKETDCAIGVDLGGTKIEMGVVTSSGTVIDSIRVETDSKNGPRAIEEQLLRGIAELNARSSMLIKGVGIGVAGQIDDQTGVVQFAPNLPGWRDIPLRDNLQKITGLPIQLINDVRAITWGEWLFGAGKGYQDLICLFVGTGIGSGIVSGGKLLTGCSNTCGEVGHMSIDFRGPLCTCGSRGCLEAIAGGWGIAKQAQDAIVLYKEAGHYMLQQANGKIENVNAKIVVEAYRYGDSLALLILEKVKQALIAGCVNLIHAINPCCLILGGGIIDGIPEFIPLIEKGVRELALKASTQKLQIIPAKLGKEVGVIGAAAVVLAMLRKIDNGKELHEDSPF; encoded by the coding sequence ATGTTAAAAGAGACAGACTGTGCGATTGGCGTCGATCTTGGCGGAACGAAAATCGAAATGGGTGTAGTCACATCTTCTGGTACGGTCATTGATAGCATTCGCGTTGAAACAGATTCTAAGAATGGTCCTCGGGCAATTGAAGAACAATTGTTGAGAGGGATTGCAGAGCTGAATGCGAGATCTTCTATGTTGATAAAAGGCGTGGGAATTGGAGTGGCGGGGCAAATTGATGACCAGACAGGAGTTGTTCAGTTTGCACCCAATCTGCCGGGCTGGAGAGATATTCCTTTGCGCGACAATTTGCAGAAGATAACCGGATTGCCGATTCAACTCATTAATGATGTACGCGCCATTACGTGGGGTGAGTGGCTTTTCGGGGCTGGTAAGGGATATCAAGATTTGATTTGTTTATTCGTTGGAACAGGCATTGGCAGCGGAATCGTATCCGGCGGTAAATTGCTAACTGGCTGCAGCAATACTTGTGGAGAAGTGGGGCACATGAGCATCGATTTTCGAGGCCCTCTTTGTACGTGTGGAAGCCGCGGTTGTTTAGAAGCTATTGCTGGTGGATGGGGTATTGCAAAACAGGCTCAAGATGCCATTGTTTTATACAAAGAAGCTGGGCATTACATGCTTCAACAAGCAAACGGAAAGATCGAGAATGTGAATGCCAAAATCGTTGTTGAGGCCTATCGTTATGGCGATTCTTTGGCACTCCTGATTTTGGAAAAAGTCAAGCAAGCACTGATTGCTGGCTGCGTCAATTTAATCCATGCAATCAATCCTTGCTGCCTCATTTTAGGCGGCGGGATTATTGATGGTATCCCGGAGTTTATTCCTCTGATAGAGAAAGGTGTTCGTGAATTGGCATTAAAAGCATCCACGCAAAAGCTTCAAATTATCCCGGCCAAGCTTGGAAAAGAAGTGGGTGTGATTGGTGCGGCAGCAGTTGTATTGGCGATGCTAAGAAAAATTGATAATGGCAAGGAGCTTCATGAAGATTCACCCTTTTAA
- a CDS encoding phosphatidylglycerol lysyltransferase domain-containing protein, with protein sequence MASLQESSEEATVDRSRIIEWVRRFGGSCSDAILDPLCSIFTVPGLDGLIGYRVESSCAIVYGDPLCDWEDVPRLVEAFAVFCRERGIRNIIYVIATEQFANWAMQNSCAASVEFGQELVLDPHDDPKAKTGVHASLVRRKVRHAQKEHVVVEEYIPENPGLERQLEEIGEAWLQGRKGLQIHISHVHLFDYRAGKRWFYAKQGDRLIGVIVLNHLQSKQGWLINHLMPIPGAAHGTPEILLSTVLETLAKEGCHYVTFGAVPTSQLGEMVGLGTLSQQVARFSFRLINSFFHLDGKMKFWEKFDPKSNPSYLLFTQTHIGLRDIWALMRALNVISSKNH encoded by the coding sequence ATGGCAAGTTTGCAAGAGAGTTCGGAAGAGGCAACAGTGGATCGCAGTCGCATTATTGAATGGGTACGCCGCTTTGGAGGTTCTTGCTCAGATGCTATTTTAGATCCTTTATGCAGCATTTTTACAGTGCCAGGCCTTGATGGTTTGATTGGCTATCGCGTTGAGTCTTCTTGCGCCATTGTTTACGGCGATCCGTTATGCGACTGGGAGGATGTCCCTCGCCTAGTAGAAGCCTTTGCTGTGTTTTGCCGTGAGCGAGGTATAAGAAATATCATTTACGTCATTGCGACAGAACAATTTGCTAACTGGGCGATGCAAAATAGTTGTGCGGCTTCTGTAGAGTTCGGTCAAGAGCTCGTTTTGGATCCGCATGATGACCCCAAAGCCAAAACTGGCGTGCATGCCAGCCTCGTGCGCCGCAAAGTGCGCCATGCGCAAAAAGAACATGTCGTTGTTGAAGAGTATATACCCGAGAATCCAGGTCTTGAAAGGCAATTGGAGGAGATTGGAGAAGCGTGGCTGCAAGGCAGGAAAGGGCTTCAGATTCACATTTCGCACGTCCATTTATTCGATTATCGCGCTGGCAAGCGCTGGTTTTACGCCAAGCAGGGCGATCGATTAATTGGAGTCATCGTACTCAATCACCTTCAAAGCAAGCAGGGGTGGCTAATCAATCACTTGATGCCTATTCCTGGTGCTGCTCATGGCACGCCGGAGATCCTCTTGTCGACTGTTCTGGAGACTTTAGCAAAGGAAGGATGTCATTATGTCACCTTTGGAGCCGTTCCGACGAGTCAATTGGGCGAAATGGTAGGGTTAGGCACTCTGTCTCAACAAGTGGCTCGTTTTTCATTCAGATTGATTAATAGTTTTTTTCACTTGGATGGGAAGATGAAGTTTTGGGAAAAGTTCGATCCCAAAAGCAATCCCTCCTATCTGCTATTCACTCAGACTCATATTGGGCTGCGCGATATTTGGGCGCTCATGCGCGCCTTAAATGTCATTTCTTCTAAGAATCACTGA
- a CDS encoding F-box protein → MQSVSFFTNHVHLHGSESSRIGQGIDVPLEVQIQIVECLATTDLNNLSMVCKQFYKAINSEPLAGERRLRIPFIAEKRRLHQLMASRSKKLAKYGDLDFKLLVWSIQLEIKKNRFKNHLPIASKTHF, encoded by the coding sequence ATGCAATCTGTCAGTTTTTTTACTAACCATGTCCATTTGCATGGTTCTGAAAGCAGCCGCATTGGCCAAGGCATTGATGTGCCTTTAGAAGTCCAGATTCAAATAGTTGAATGTTTGGCAACGACCGACTTGAATAACCTTTCGATGGTTTGTAAACAATTCTACAAGGCGATCAATTCCGAGCCGCTTGCTGGAGAGCGTAGACTTCGCATTCCTTTCATTGCCGAGAAAAGAAGACTTCATCAATTAATGGCTAGCCGATCAAAGAAGCTAGCTAAGTATGGGGATTTAGACTTTAAATTGCTCGTTTGGAGCATCCAACTGGAAATAAAAAAAAACAGATTCAAGAATCATTTGCCTATCGCTTCAAAAACGCATTTCTAG
- a CDS encoding class I SAM-dependent methyltransferase: MLRKVVKNLVFVLAAHAALFGEVVDQINHWDGDLYEQNCSLQYKWAIASLKRFEFRGDKSILDVGCGDGRITAAIAKFLPNARVVGVDFSDSMIAKANANKDKDGPDNLSYETKNAMDLNYESEFDLVLSFSCLHWVPDHLATLKGIEKSLMPGGRAFLYFALDHGRTRFDRSMRCAISSPQWSEYFHDFPSPFTIARPHKFLKDVEDANMLLKKMEMITYDEVYESREAFMKWMRGWLPHLERLPSDKHQAFLEDVVDFYLEKCPVDANGCIHYIDYFIEVEVLKGPTNYLNAS; the protein is encoded by the coding sequence ATGTTAAGAAAAGTAGTTAAAAATTTAGTTTTTGTTCTAGCTGCTCATGCTGCCTTATTTGGTGAAGTAGTAGATCAAATTAATCATTGGGATGGGGATCTTTACGAGCAAAATTGTTCTTTACAATATAAGTGGGCGATAGCTTCTTTAAAAAGGTTTGAATTCCGAGGGGATAAAAGCATTTTAGATGTGGGATGTGGAGATGGGCGCATTACAGCAGCCATTGCAAAATTTCTTCCCAATGCTCGCGTCGTTGGTGTGGATTTTTCTGATTCCATGATTGCTAAAGCTAATGCCAATAAGGATAAAGATGGTCCGGATAATTTATCCTATGAAACAAAAAATGCCATGGATCTAAACTATGAGTCAGAATTTGATCTAGTTCTCTCTTTTTCTTGTTTGCATTGGGTTCCGGATCATTTAGCTACTCTAAAAGGAATAGAAAAATCTCTTATGCCAGGAGGCAGAGCCTTTCTCTACTTTGCTTTGGATCATGGCCGGACCCGATTCGATCGTTCAATGCGCTGCGCGATTAGTTCGCCTCAGTGGAGTGAGTATTTTCATGATTTTCCAAGTCCCTTTACAATTGCAAGGCCGCACAAGTTTCTTAAGGACGTTGAAGATGCCAATATGCTCTTAAAAAAGATGGAAATGATCACCTATGATGAAGTGTATGAAAGTCGAGAAGCATTTATGAAGTGGATGAGAGGGTGGCTTCCTCATTTAGAAAGGCTTCCTTCCGATAAGCATCAGGCATTTCTAGAGGATGTCGTTGATTTTTATTTAGAAAAATGCCCTGTAGATGCTAATGGATGCATTCACTACATTGACTATTTTATCGAGGTTGAGGTTCTTAAAGGACCGACTAACTATCTCAATGCATCGTAG
- a CDS encoding MC/SLC25 family protein, whose amino-acid sequence MSFPILQSRFADLHEYQQKQIEGVAQGLAVGTIVPILINPLEKINTRLQVSAVKEPFFKALFQNPFKGLPVAVTNSVSKNIFLFGLIPCYRQLTERVITDQSHAKITADAFSALTLSYLLSPFQIMKARLYTQDNKNAVEIYRDIPKGRKIKTLLSGSSTTALKYTFYYPFFFFTADRLAKKLEGTPVPANATAGSIAGLGSAFFTYPLDLMAKKQKCCTTPATLFHIASNIYSESGCRGYFNGFAKASLPRFAIAGAATQTIISSISHTLNEWKKTKV is encoded by the coding sequence ATGTCATTTCCTATTTTGCAAAGCCGCTTTGCAGACCTTCATGAATATCAACAAAAACAGATCGAAGGCGTTGCCCAAGGCTTAGCTGTTGGAACGATCGTTCCAATCCTCATCAATCCCCTAGAAAAAATCAACACGCGCTTGCAAGTCTCGGCTGTGAAAGAGCCTTTTTTCAAAGCCTTATTTCAAAATCCTTTTAAAGGGCTTCCGGTAGCAGTTACCAATAGTGTTTCTAAAAACATCTTTCTTTTTGGTTTGATCCCCTGCTACAGACAATTAACCGAACGCGTCATAACCGATCAATCCCACGCGAAAATCACTGCAGATGCCTTCTCAGCCTTAACACTCAGCTATCTTCTTTCCCCTTTTCAGATCATGAAGGCTAGGCTCTATACACAAGATAACAAAAATGCCGTTGAAATTTATCGAGACATTCCAAAAGGACGTAAAATCAAGACTCTTTTATCCGGCTCATCTACAACAGCCCTCAAATACACCTTTTATTACCCTTTCTTCTTTTTTACAGCGGATCGACTCGCAAAAAAACTGGAAGGGACTCCTGTACCAGCTAATGCCACTGCAGGTTCCATAGCTGGCCTTGGCTCCGCCTTTTTTACCTATCCATTGGACCTTATGGCTAAAAAGCAAAAATGCTGCACCACACCTGCCACTCTTTTCCACATCGCTTCCAATATTTATAGCGAATCTGGCTGCAGGGGCTACTTCAATGGCTTTGCTAAGGCAAGCCTTCCTCGCTTTGCTATTGCAGGAGCTGCAACCCAAACAATAATTAGCTCTATTAGCCATACACTTAACGAATGGAAAAAAACAAAAGTCTAG
- a CDS encoding class I fructose-bisphosphate aldolase codes for MTNSSIVNLLGNEARSLLDHECKTISKDKLYLPGPDFIDRVVSQSDRNPKVLRNLAQIFNHGRLSGTGYLSILPVDQGIEHSAGASFAINPDYFDPENIVKLAIEGGCNAVASTLGVLGAVARRYAHKIPFIVKLNHNELLSYPNSYDQIYFGQVEQAWEMGATAIGATIYFGSEESHRQIQETSKAFQRAHELGMATVLWCYLRNSAFKQQDKDYSTSADLTGQANHLGVTIEADIIKQKQPTNNGGFKALANYGKTSELVYQKLTTDHPIDLTRYQVVNCYMGRSGLINSGGEAGKNDMADAIKTAIINKRAGGTGLISGRKAFQRPMKEGIQLLQLIQDVYLDDSITVA; via the coding sequence ATGACGAACAGTTCTATTGTAAATTTATTGGGAAATGAGGCGCGCTCTTTACTCGACCACGAATGCAAAACGATTTCAAAAGATAAGCTATATCTTCCAGGGCCCGATTTTATCGACCGCGTCGTGAGTCAGTCAGACCGGAATCCAAAAGTCTTGCGCAATTTGGCGCAAATTTTTAATCATGGACGCTTGAGTGGAACAGGATATCTCTCGATTCTTCCAGTCGATCAAGGGATAGAACACTCTGCAGGGGCAAGTTTTGCCATTAACCCAGACTATTTTGATCCTGAAAATATCGTCAAGTTAGCCATCGAAGGGGGATGCAATGCCGTTGCCTCTACTTTAGGCGTTTTAGGGGCAGTCGCTCGCCGCTACGCGCATAAAATTCCCTTTATTGTGAAACTGAACCACAATGAGCTATTAAGCTATCCTAATAGCTATGATCAGATCTATTTTGGGCAAGTAGAGCAGGCTTGGGAGATGGGTGCCACGGCTATTGGGGCGACAATCTATTTTGGCTCTGAAGAATCCCACAGACAAATTCAGGAAACAAGCAAAGCTTTTCAAAGAGCTCATGAGCTAGGAATGGCAACGGTGCTTTGGTGCTATTTGCGCAACTCTGCTTTCAAGCAGCAGGATAAAGACTATTCGACGAGTGCTGATTTGACCGGGCAAGCGAATCACCTTGGAGTAACAATTGAAGCCGATATCATCAAACAAAAGCAGCCAACCAATAATGGCGGCTTCAAGGCCCTTGCTAACTATGGTAAAACGAGTGAACTTGTTTATCAAAAACTTACCACCGATCATCCCATCGACTTAACTCGATACCAAGTCGTCAATTGCTACATGGGGCGGTCTGGATTGATTAATTCAGGCGGTGAAGCAGGAAAAAATGATATGGCCGATGCAATCAAAACCGCCATTATCAATAAGCGCGCCGGCGGAACGGGGCTGATTTCTGGAAGAAAAGCCTTTCAGCGTCCTATGAAAGAAGGAATTCAGCTATTGCAGCTCATTCAAGATGTGTATTTAGACGACTCGATTACGGTTGCTTAG
- a CDS encoding SDR family NAD(P)-dependent oxidoreductase: MKKALIIGASSGIGKQLAITLARHGYEVGLMARRMELLQTLQAEIPSKTHAEYIDIGKPLEAIGRMQNMLHTMGDLDLMIINAGIGFLNPELDWKKEQQTIDVNISGFCALAGQAYKTFARQGYGHLVGISSIGALKGNHLAPSYNASKAFMSNYLEGLRKKAYRDNLQIVVTDIKPGFVDTDMAKGEGKFWIASPQRAAEQIYTAIHTKKKHAYITKRWRLIGWLLKLMPDWLYFKT; this comes from the coding sequence ATGAAAAAAGCACTCATTATTGGAGCCTCTTCAGGCATCGGCAAGCAATTGGCTATTACGCTTGCAAGGCACGGCTATGAAGTGGGATTAATGGCAAGACGCATGGAATTGCTACAGACCCTACAAGCAGAAATTCCAAGCAAAACGCACGCTGAGTATATCGATATCGGCAAGCCGTTAGAAGCAATCGGTAGAATGCAGAACATGTTACACACAATGGGCGATCTCGATCTCATGATCATCAATGCAGGTATAGGCTTTCTTAATCCCGAGCTCGACTGGAAAAAAGAGCAGCAAACGATCGATGTAAATATCAGCGGCTTTTGTGCCCTTGCTGGACAGGCTTACAAAACATTTGCCCGGCAAGGCTATGGACATCTGGTTGGCATTTCATCTATCGGCGCCCTAAAAGGTAATCATCTAGCGCCGTCCTATAATGCGTCAAAAGCCTTTATGTCCAATTACTTGGAAGGCCTGCGAAAAAAAGCTTATAGAGATAATCTTCAGATTGTTGTCACGGATATAAAGCCTGGCTTTGTCGATACAGACATGGCCAAAGGAGAGGGAAAATTCTGGATTGCTTCCCCTCAAAGAGCGGCAGAGCAAATTTATACAGCCATTCACACTAAAAAGAAGCACGCTTACATAACAAAACGCTGGAGACTCATTGGCTGGCTCTTGAAGCTCATGCCTGACTGGCTCTACTTTAAAACTTAA